From a region of the Salarias fasciatus chromosome 6, fSalaFa1.1, whole genome shotgun sequence genome:
- the LOC115389953 gene encoding histone H2A type 1-C-like: MSGRGKSGKVKAKAKSRSSRAGLQFPVGRVHRLLRKGNYAQRVGAGAPVYLAAVLEYLTAEILELAGNAARDNKKTRIIPRHLQLAVRNDEELNKLLGRVTIAQGGVLPNIQAVLLPKKTEKQAKAK; the protein is encoded by the coding sequence ATGAGTGGCAGAGGAAAATCCGGTAAGGTGAAGGCAAAGGCCAAGTCCCGCTCGTCCCGTGCGGGCCTCCAGTTCCCGGTGGGCCGTGTTCACAGGCTGCTGCGTAAAGGAAACTACGCGCAGCGTGTGGGAGCCGGAGCCCCCGTGTACCTGGCGGCCGTGCTGGAGTACCTGACCGCTGAGATCCTGGAGCTGGCTGGAAACGCCGCCCGCGACAACAAGAAGACCCGCATCATCCCGCGTCACCTGCAGCTGGCTGTACGCAACGACGAGGAGCTCAACAAGCTGCTGGGTAGAGTCACCATCGCTCAGGGTGGCGTCCTGCCCAACATCCAGGCGGTGCTGCTGCCCAAGAAGACCGAGAAGCAGGCCAAGGCCAAGTAA
- the LOC115389923 gene encoding histone H3 yields the protein MARTKQTARKSTGGKAPRKQLATKAARKSAPATGGVKKPHRYRPGTVALREIRRYQKSTELLIRKLPFQRLVREIAQDFKTDLRFQSSAVMALQEASEAYLVGLFEDTNLCAIHAKRVTIMPKDIQLARRIRGERA from the coding sequence ATGGCTCGTACCAAGCAGACCGCGCGTAAATCCACCGGAGGCAAAGCTCCCAGGAAGCAGCTGGCCACCAAGGCCGCCCGCAAGAGCGCCCCGGCCACCGGCGGAGTGAAGAAGCCTCACCGCTACAGGCCCGGCACCGTGGCTCTGCGGGAGATCCGTCGCTACCAGAAGTCCACCGAGCTGCTCATCCGCAAGCTGCCCTTCCAGCGCCTGGTGCGAGAGATCGCTCAGGACTTCAAGACCGACCTGCGCTTCCAGAGCTCGGCCGTCATGGCCCTGCAGGAGGCCAGCGAGGCTTACCTGGTGGGCCTGTTCGAGGACACCAACCTGTGCGCCATCCACGCCAAGAGGGTCACCATCATGCCCAAAGACATCCAGCTGGCCCGCCGCATCCGCGGAGAGAGAGCTTAA
- the LOC115389938 gene encoding histone H2B 1/2-like: MPEPAKPAPKKGSKKAVNKTAGKPGRKKRRPRKESYAIYVYKVLKQVHPDTGISSKAMSIMNSFVNDIFERIASEASRLAHYNKRSTISSREIQTAVRLLLPGELAKHAVSEGTKAVTKYTSSK; the protein is encoded by the coding sequence ATGCCTGAACCAGCCAAACCCGCGCCCAAGAAGGGCTCCAAGAAAGCCGTGAACAAGACCGCCGGCAAACCgggcaggaagaagaggaggcccaGGAAGGAGAGCTACGCCATCTACGTGTACAAGGTGCTGAAGCAGGTCCACCCCGACACCGGCATCTCGTCCAAGGCCATGAGCATCATGAACTCGTTCGTCAACGACATCTTCGAGCGCATCGCCTCGGAGGCGTCTCGCCTGGCTCACTACAACAAGCgctccaccatctcctccaGGGAGATCCAGACCGCAGTGCGCCTCCTGCTGCCCGGCGAGCTGGCCAAGCACGCCGTGTCCGAGGGCACCAAGGCCGTCACCAAGTACACCAGCTCCAAGTAa